The window GCAAgcaaccccaaattttggggttttgagcAGCTTTGCTCCATCATCCTTTCCCAGGGGGCTACAAGGAGGGACAAGGGTACCCTCAGGGTATTTGCTGTTTAGTTGTGGCTACTGGGACAACTGTCACCTGCTCTGACCTCTGTCCTGGGCCAAGCTTTACACCACTTTCCTCAGCCCAATTTTAAACCAGTTTCCTCATTGCTGTGGTTCAGGGATCCAGCTCACCAAGCCCCAAGTGAAAATCTGCATTTTGTGCATTCTCAGCCCAAACTGATCCTTTCCCTCCCCTCAGCTGGCACTGAAGGCTGTGGGATTTTGGCACCTCCCGGTCTCACCTTGCTGGCAGCTGACTCACCAGGGCCCCAGCTGGTTCCTGGGACAGGTTTGGCCAGGACTGGGAGTGCCtggatggggacagcagggcctgacCTTGGCTGGTGGCAGCCAGAGCCTTCCCAGggccctgggaaaagggacagctggagGGGCCGGGCTGGAGCCACCATCCCATGGGATTTAAGAggccccagggcactgctgggacctGAGACTGGCTGTCCCTGCTGACCATGAGGCTCCTCGTGCTCCTGGCTGCCCTGGTGGCAGTGGCCACCTGCACCGAGACCTTCTTTGGgtaaggggctgggatggggacggtggcactgggtggggcaGAAGGAGTTGGTTCAGCCCTGAGGGAGCACAGGGAAAAGGCTCAGGGGAAATCCCTGGAATGGGGGGATGGATGGGTGGGGTTAGGTCGGATTAACGGGGCCGGAGCTcgtcccacagccctcagcaccCCCTGACCCCACAGGCACCAGGTGCTGCGTGTCGTCCCCCAGAGcgatgaggagctgcagaaggtgcaggagctgcaggacctGGAGCATCTGCAGGTACTGGGTGTGGGGGTGGACTCTGGGGTCACCCCCCAGCCCACGGCCTTCATTTTACACCCCATAAGCAAAGCAAGGATGGGGTTGGATGTGGGACCATGGGAACCAAGCAGTGAAAAGCAAGACAGGCTGGTGCTGGGGGTGCATCCCAAGGCAGGATCTCACCCCTCATGTCAATTTTTCCCACCCAGCTGGATTTCTGGCTGGAGCCCCGCAAGCTCGGCCAGCCCGTGGACATCCGCGTGCCCTTCCGCAGCCTGCAGGCCGTCAAAGTCCACCTGGAGGCCTCTGGGGTCTCCTATTCCATCATGATCGAGGACGTGCAGGTCAGCAGTGGCGCAGGGGAGGTgagggagaggggggatcccatcagtgggaatggggctcatcccacccctgtcccacaggCCCTGCTGAATGAAGAGAAGGTGGAGATGATCCGCAGCAGCCGCCACCGCTCGGTCGACACCGCCACCTTCAACTATGAGGCCTACCACACCATAGATGAGGTGGGAAAGCAcaagatttggggaattttgggggaaaaaagtttGCTCTTGGGCAGGGGGTGAGCTGGGAGTCACCCCCACATCTCTCATTGCCAGATCTACAACTTCATGGACATGCTGGTGGCCGAGAACCCCAACCTGGTGAGCAAGCTGGAGATTGGCCGCTCGACCGAGAACCGTCCCCTCTACGTGCTCAAGGTGAGGACGTGGGGATCGTGATCCAGAGGGGGGGAagtggtgacagggacaaagccaACCCCCCCTCTCTGCTGTCCCAGTTCAGCACAGGGGGCTCGAACCGCCCGGCCATCTGGATCGACACCGGCATCCACTCCCGCGAGTGGGTGACACAGGCCAGCGGCGTCTGGTTCGCCAAGAAGGTACTGACACACCCCACAAGGGTCCTCAGGGGCTGTGGGATCCAGGTGGGTGATCCCACAGGGACAACAGGGAGCTCCAAACATCCATCCTCTCTAGATTGTCGAGGATCACGCAAATAACGAAGGAGTGGCCTCCATCCTGGAGACGATGGACATCTTCCTGGAGATTGTCACCAACCCAGACGGCTTTGCCTACACCCACACCACGGTACTGCCCTGGATCTCCTCTCCCCGGTTCCTACTCCTGCTCTGGATGGGGAGCAGGATTTGGGGGGTTGCACATCCCTGAGAGGGCAAAGCCTCCTCACCCACGTTTCCATGGGATGGGAAGGGGCCCACACAAGctgtggagccccagccctgggcaccagcTGAGGTGGCTCTGCCCTTCCAGAACCGCATGTGGCGCAAGACCAGGTCCAAGCACGCGGGCGCCATCTGTGTCGGAGTGGATCCCAACCGCAACTGGGACGCAGGTTTTGGAGGTCAGAGCTGGCCCCTTGCCCCTGTGGAGCttttccactctccagctggaagctCCAAAGCTGTTTCTGGCTCAAAGATCCATTGATGTCCCCTGGGGAAGAGGTGGGATTTGCTCTCCTGGTTTGGGCTTTGTGGCCCCACAGTGACAAGTGAAAGTCACCATACAAATCTCTAGGAGGAGATGCCCCAGGAGCATCTCTTGATCACCACCAAGGAGCTGGGGGGTGGGAAAACCTCTTGGGCTTGGaatgccccaaattcccgctGTGTTCTCACCATCCTCTTCTCCACAGATGCCGGAGCCAGCTCAAGCTCCTGCTCGGAGACGTACCATGGACCCTACCCCAACTCGGAGCCCGAGGTGAAATCCATCGTGGACTTTGTGAAGAGCCATGGCAACATCAAGGCTTTCGTCTCCATCCACAGCtattcccagctcctgctctaccCCT of the Melospiza melodia melodia isolate bMelMel2 chromosome 4, bMelMel2.pri, whole genome shotgun sequence genome contains:
- the LOC134417943 gene encoding carboxypeptidase A1-like, which produces MSIFPTQLDFWLEPRKLGQPVDIRVPFRSLQAVKVHLEASGVSYSIMIEDVQALLNEEKVEMIRSSRHRSVDTATFNYEAYHTIDEIYNFMDMLVAENPNLVSKLEIGRSTENRPLYVLKFSTGGSNRPAIWIDTGIHSREWVTQASGVWFAKKIVEDHANNEGVASILETMDIFLEIVTNPDGFAYTHTTNRMWRKTRSKHAGAICVGVDPNRNWDAGFGDAGASSSSCSETYHGPYPNSEPEVKSIVDFVKSHGNIKAFVSIHSYSQLLLYPYGYTETPAPDEQELHEVSAKAVAALSSLYGTKFTYGSIITTIYRASGSTVDWTYNQGIKYSFTFELRDTGRYGFLLPAKQIVPTAQETWLALKVIMEHARDNMY